The following are encoded together in the Kwoniella europaea PYCC6329 chromosome 1, complete sequence genome:
- a CDS encoding ribosomal protein L16, which yields MIGSITSLLRPSAIASSSRFTLPLFPKPPTASIQQVRYRGQLAPKRTKYKKAAKGAPGTQIPIGGSLKGTTLHHGTYGLRACSSVRISAAQLSSCQMAVRRKIKPVKGAQMYLRVFPDIPVCVKGNEQRMGKGKGSFEYWSCRVSPGKVIMEIGGGGIREEIAKAALKLAQARLPLQTEFITLSSSPRLGKISHDNLASPSYARPVPNPIVELDVKDEGRARDVVLGREAEEVDELSRRLEGSVLDDVRPAAGKEVRA from the exons ATGATCGGATCAATAACTTCCCTCCTGCGTCCTTCTGCCatcgcatcttcatcgcGATTCaccctccctctcttccccaAACCTCCCACAGCGTCGATACAGCAAGTGAGGTATAGAGGTCAATTAGCACCGAAGAGGACGAAATATAAGAAAGCCGCGAAAGGTGCTCCAGGG ACTCAAATACCTATT GGAGGCTCACTAAAAGGTACTACCCTGCATCATGGAACCTACGGTCTCCGAGCATGTTCCTCCGTCCGAATCTCCGCGGCTCAACTATCATCATGTCAAATGGCCGTccgaagaaagatcaaaccCGTTAAAGGTGCTCAGATGTACCTGAGGGTATTCCCAGATATCCCAGTATGTGTGAAAGGTAATGAACAGCGTATGGGCAAAGGCAAAGGCTCGTTCGAATATTGGAGTTGTAGAGTTAGTCCAGGGAAGGTTATCATGGAgattggaggtggtgggataAGGGAGGAAATTGCCAAAGCTG CCCTAAAACTCGCTCAAGCTCGTCTCCCTTTACAAACGGAATTCATCACTCTATCCTCCTCCCCTCGACTCGGTAAGATATCGCACGATAATCTAGCTTCTCCGTCTTATGCTCGACCTGTACCTAATCCGATAGTAGAGTTAgatgtgaaagatgaaggtagagCCAGGGATGTTGTTCTAGGTAGAGAGGCAGAGGAAGTTGACGAGTTAAGtaggaggttggaaggttcggtgttggatgatgttAGACCTGCGGCCGGAAAGGAGGTACGAGCGTAG